From Virgibacillus natechei, the proteins below share one genomic window:
- a CDS encoding 3-hydroxyacyl-CoA dehydrogenase produces the protein MKVENHVIVVTGGASGLGEATVRNAVSRGAKTIILDMAEEKGEQLVEELGEAAYFIKTDVTDETSVQAALDQAVETFGPIHVVVNCAGVAIAEKTYSKRGVHDLASFTNVIQVNLIGTFNVIRLAAEKIAANEPNENNERGVIINTASVAAYEGQIGQVAYSASKGGIVGMTLPIARDLSTLGIRVMTIAPGLFETPLFETLPEKAKKALGEMTPFPSRLGYPEEYARLTQSIIENPMLNGETIRLDGAIRMQPR, from the coding sequence ATGAAAGTTGAAAATCATGTAATCGTTGTTACTGGTGGAGCATCTGGTTTAGGTGAGGCCACTGTGAGAAATGCCGTTTCCAGAGGAGCTAAGACTATTATTCTGGATATGGCGGAAGAAAAAGGTGAGCAGCTTGTGGAAGAACTGGGTGAAGCTGCATATTTTATCAAAACAGATGTAACCGATGAAACGAGTGTTCAGGCAGCATTGGATCAGGCTGTCGAAACGTTTGGACCAATTCATGTAGTTGTCAATTGTGCAGGGGTTGCGATCGCGGAAAAGACGTATAGCAAAAGAGGTGTGCATGATTTAGCCTCCTTTACAAATGTGATTCAGGTTAATTTAATCGGGACGTTCAATGTCATACGTCTTGCTGCAGAAAAAATAGCGGCTAATGAACCGAATGAAAACAACGAGCGTGGTGTCATCATTAATACGGCGTCGGTTGCAGCGTATGAAGGGCAAATTGGTCAGGTTGCCTATAGTGCTTCAAAGGGTGGAATTGTTGGCATGACACTGCCAATTGCAAGAGACCTTTCTACGCTTGGAATCAGGGTTATGACGATTGCACCAGGTCTATTTGAGACGCCATTATTTGAAACATTACCAGAAAAAGCGAAAAAAGCGTTGGGAGAAATGACACCGTTTCCATCGCGCTTAGGTTATCCAGAAGAGTATGCACGTCTAACGCAGAGCATAATCGAAAATCCGATGTTAAACGGGGAAACGATTAGGCTTGATGGCGCGATACGAATGCAACCTAGATAA
- a CDS encoding TetR/AcrR family transcriptional regulator, whose translation MSLRERKTAKKKEDILRMSVSVLSEKGYDGTTMEEIASKLLMTKGSVYYYFKDKQDLLYQSHVMLLERSIENVEGVRHQELPVKAKLRRAMIVHIEYILVERSGFEMMIKPEQYFSSPQIETIFQLRDDYGICFDQLILEGIEADVFGSVDIKIVRNIILGAMNWVTQWYSDDGKKDKTEIAEDIADYLLHILIKT comes from the coding sequence ATGTCTTTGCGCGAAAGAAAAACAGCGAAGAAAAAAGAAGATATTCTGCGGATGTCTGTAAGCGTTTTATCAGAGAAAGGATACGATGGTACAACAATGGAAGAGATTGCTTCCAAGCTTCTGATGACGAAGGGTTCTGTTTATTATTATTTTAAAGATAAGCAAGACTTGTTGTATCAAAGCCATGTCATGCTACTGGAGCGTAGTATTGAAAACGTAGAAGGTGTTCGGCATCAAGAATTGCCAGTAAAAGCTAAGTTGCGTAGGGCTATGATTGTACATATCGAATACATCTTGGTGGAACGCAGTGGTTTCGAAATGATGATTAAACCAGAACAATATTTTTCTAGTCCGCAGATTGAAACGATTTTTCAGTTAAGAGATGATTACGGGATATGTTTTGATCAGCTAATTTTGGAAGGAATAGAGGCAGATGTGTTCGGATCGGTGGATATAAAAATAGTGAGAAATATCATTTTAGGTGCGATGAATTGGGTTACGCAATGGTATTCCGATGACGGAAAAAAAGATAAAACGGAAATCGCCGAAGACATCGCGGATTATTTGTTGCATATTTTAATAAAAACATAG